From one Bombyx mori chromosome 5, ASM3026992v2 genomic stretch:
- the LOC101737507 gene encoding uncharacterized protein LOC101737507 isoform X2, whose protein sequence is MHTMDTMGYGHKKYRPPISPNTFYQHDYYSRHTTLRPQSEYRFAGSGYPRVAPTTRSGGLCSAALVGGALLAAVAVLAVAALAFYMGALKPDSGEPIIAFEGTLRVTRGDVYGGAPGSPAWRERARRYSASLRQVFSGPSPLRQAFTGALVTGFGDRRLDVHFRLYLDRRKIPSSVSNVEETLKNLILQDINTKNSAFGQIRVDPTSIVIKRDLEHTYQSESHVKEALSESMETNHQKTLTPQNNQSSKDKTLQSRVGVVRKTTVKPNQTTKKTDPDEPDIDTENIPVVQGTFQITKTEADITENKHSSSPRHEDKHKPATTTKVTTTTKSPTTKPTTRTTTKRPITSTAKTRPFTIKSTLNVKPRTEPSLRKDTTTTKIKTTSTSTTSTSTMGTPTTTTNVSQILLDLLTNENHYKDLPKIDTLFTVPHVIDNEPWRPITQPYFDSTPKASPKFEIPDELNAEDRMGVAEVVDDVSILESMLTPIPPVQKRLTTTRRPGLYNVNPGLEAEVYAPSPVYTSFTLPTFAPPLKNMETLGSKYPKPHPIPVDKIGSVVEATAEQDPSKMDDGKPVERPPKDKTASAVLSVLQFAQQENTERVSVDGASIIKRNNTTTYPVTTTATSTTRSSTASTPKSTSESITFVTKVVNTTVTTTATTFVDKKHHETKENTTKRPNDKVSMIPSTTVPHHTWELVNTSTNDNDTFSKTSPEKYYNDTLQAIITKNEAVFPNTTPKFSGKVSLLKNLTDIIKKYSQISTTENSTKLEESETEEEEELEFTKMRGSVEVVPDYEMEITTTNVITLLPAKSNLGVNRPLRPRPKIKPELKTNKDNSRGFFRENIEPQKLVSSLNEEYYKENENLNDDGSEFIDTKKTENSYPTELNHLTDSKNLTGIIEAIEAAESSTNSNRLPKSNDDIHLPDGNINTDLPEGTYRVSYHVTGSVSSKQANKTQNLPAYELKLEPDIVLEIPVNQTNSLSVEKLKQLANLATISDSNNNTLFRSPGGVISTKAIPSSYTLNQAGFQILTKTFNKAQSTKQDENKLGKPDKAFGKPSKDNNVYFVKEVIEEECNNLTSFQCVNGPCLPLTSRCNRLLDCPQGEDERSCTCADYLKAEYSQSKICDGVVDCWDYSDENKCDWCKEEQYVCANSRQCIDMIKVCDGTPDCPLGDDEKSCVTLADELENNEVIPYNEEGYVMVRKRGVWGRLCVESFTDVVEQAHSSLKLPDLGRAVCRAMTYNDAGWAREAREGRKASPHGYWEVWHNAGARAADTRLTFRRSACKRRKALRVRCTDLDCGIRPHADAQQPRDVTEWVRRSRVVGGDAAVAGAWPWQAALYRDGDFQCGATLIHPQWLLSASHCFYQATEAHWVARLGALRRGAWPRGPWERVSRVVQVVTHPKYMSRGFRNDIALLRLERGAMHARLRPACLPPAYHMPPPGRHCTVVGWGQLYEHERVFPDTLQEVELPVISSAECRRRTRLLPLYRVTDDMFCAGYDRGGRDACLGDSGGPLMCQESGRWYIYGVTSNGYGCARANRPGVYTKVSNYIDWIDSVIATNTPAHNDTELDENESNEEFYADLEVAENRRHRVDTCRGHRCPLGECLPPSSVCNGFLECSDGSDEWQCSKPLNNTSLDPD, encoded by the exons AGCGAGTACAGATTCGCAGGTAGTGGGTACCCGCGTGTCGCGCCTACTACCCGTAGTGGAGGTTTGTGTTCAGCGGCGCTAGTGGGAGGCGCTTTGCTAGCTGCTGTTGCTGTGTTGGCCGTCGCAGCTCTAGCTTTTTACATGGGAGCTTTAAAACCAGATAGCGGAGAGC CAATCATAGCTTTTGAGGGCACATTACGAGTGACACGTGGAGATGTGTACGGCGGGGCGCCCGGTAGTCCGGCGTGGCGGGAGCGAGCCCGACGGTACAGTGCATCATTGCGACAAGTATTCTCGGGACCTTCACCCCTCCGTCAGGCCTTCACTGGGGCACTAGTGACAGGCTTCGGTGATCGACGACTTGATGTACATTTCAGACTGTATCTCGATAGAAGGAAAATACCAAG TTCTGTATCGAACGTGGAAGAAACCTTAAAAAATTTGATACTTCAGGACATCAACACAAAGAACTCAGCTTTTGGACAAATCAGGGTAGATCCGACAAGTATAGTGATCAAGCGGGATTTAGAACATACATATCAATCAGAGTCACATGTCAAAGAAGCTTTAAGTGAAAGCATGGAAACAAATCACCAAAAAACATTAACACCACAAAACAACCAAAGTAGCAAAGACAAAACTTTGCAATCTAGAGTGGGTGTCGTTCGTAAAACTACTGTAAAGCCTAATCAGACAACTAAGAAAACTGATCCGGATGAACCGGACATAGACACAGAGAACATACCAGTTGTACAAGGAACATTTCAAATCACGAAAACAGAGGCTGATATAACGGAAAATAAACACAGTTCTAGTCCGAGACATGAAGATAAACATAAGCCGGCAACAACTACAAAAGTGACTACAACAACTAAATCACCAACTACAAAACCGACTACAAGAACTACTACTAAAAGGCCAATTACGAGTACAGCAAAAACTAGGCCGTTCACAATAAAATCGACTCTTAACGTTAAACCAAGAACTGAGCCTTCACTAAGAAAAGACACGACtacaactaaaattaaaacaacgtcAACATCAACAACTTCGACATCAACAATGGGAACACCAACAACAACCACTAATGTATCACAAATTTTACTTGATCTTTTAACAAATGAAAACCACTATAAAGACTTGCCTAAAATTGATACACTATTTACTGTTCCACATGTTATCGATAATGAACCATGGAGACCAATAACCCAGCCCTATTTCGATTCTACCCCTAAGGCATCGCCAAAATTCGAAATTCCAGATGAACTTAACGCTGAGGATAGAATGGGAGTCGCTGAAGTCGTGGATGACGTTTCTATTCTGGAAAGTATGCTTACTCCAATTCCACCAGTTCAAAAAAGACTGACAACTACACGCCGCCCTGGATTATACAACGTTAATCCGGGCTTAGAAGCCGAGGTGTACGCCCCTAGTCCGGTTTATACCAGTTTTACCCTTCCCACTTTTGCTCCACCTTTAAAGAACATGGAAACCTTAGGATCAAAATACCCAAAACCACATCCTATACCTGTTGATAAAATCGGTAGCGTAGTTGAAGCAACAGCTGAACAAGACCCTAGCAAGATGGATGACGGTAAACCAGTTGAAAGACCACCTAAAGATAAAACAGCTTCGGCTGTCTTAAGTGTTTTACAGTTTGCTCAACAAGAAAATACAGAGAGAGTTTCCGTCGATGGTGCGTCTAtcataaaaagaaataatactACTACATATCCTGTAACAACAACAGCCACCTCGACGACCAGGTCCTCTACTGCAAGCACTCCTAAGTCTACTTCAGAATCAATCACGTTTGTTACAAAAGTCGTCAACACTACtgttacaacgactgccacaACTTTTGTAGATAAAAAACATCATGAAACTAAAGAAAATACAACGAAACGTCCTAATGACAAAGTATCAATGATACCCAGTACAACTGTTCCGCATCACACCTGGGAATTAGTCAACACTTCTACTAATGATAACGACACGTTTAGTAAAACTTCAcctgaaaaatattataatgatactTTACAAGCTATAATAACGAAAAACGAAGCTGTATTTCCGAACACAACGCCAAAATTTTCCGGCAAGGTTtcactattaaaaaatttaacagaTATTATTAAAAAGTATTCACAAATATCAACAACAGAAAATAGTACAAAATTGGAAGAAAGCGAAACTGAAGAGGAAGAGGAACTAGAATTTACTAAAATGAGGGGCTCTGTAGAAGTAGTACCGGATTATGAAATGGAAATTACTACTACTAATGTAATAACATTACTTCCTGCGAAATCTAATCTAGGCGTAAACAGACCATTGAGGCCAAGGcctaaaatcaaacccgaattGAAAACTAACAAGGACAATTCACGTGGTTTTTTTCGTGAAAACATAGAACCACAAAAACTTGTTAGTAGTTTGAATGAAGAATATtacaaagaaaatgaaaatttaaatgatgATGGATCTGAATTCATTGATactaaaaaaactgaaaatagtTATCCCACGGAATTAAATCATTTGACAGATTCAAAGAACCTTACAGGAATTATAGAAGCAATAGAAGCAGCTGAAAGTTCAACAAACAGCAACAGACTTCCTAAATCCAACGATGACATACATTTACCAGATGGAAACATAAATACTGATTTACCTGAAGGCACTTATAGGGTCTCTTACCATGTAACAGGCAGTGTCAGTAGTAAACAAGccaataaaacacaaaatctACCTGCGTATGAATTGAAGTTGGAGCCAGACATAGTTCTGGAAATACCCGTAAATCAAACAAATTCTTTATCGgtcgaaaaattaaaacaacttgCTAATTTAGCTACAATTTCTGATTCCAacaataatactttatttcgtTCACCCGGAGGTGTGATCTCGACGAAAGCGATTCCTTCTAGCTACACATTAAACCAAGCTGGATTTCAAATATTGACGAAAACTTTCAACAAAGCTCAATCCACAAAACAAGATGAAAACAAACTTGGAAAACCGGACAAGGCTTTCGGCAAGCCTTCTAAGGATAATAACGTTTACTTTGTCAAGGAAGTAATTGAAGAAG AATGTAATAATTTAACATCATTTCAATGCGTAAACGGTCCTTGCCTGCCGTTAACTTCACGTTGCAATCGATTGCTAGATTGCCCTCAAGGGGAAGACGAGAGATCATGTACTTGTGCAGACTATTTGAAGGCCGAGTACTCACAGTCTAAGATATGTGACGGCGTTGTTGATTGTTGGGATTATTCTGATGAAAATAAATGCG ATTGGTGCAAAGAAGAACAATATGTTTGTGCTAATTCCCGTCAATGTATTGATATGATCAAAGTTTGTGATGGAACACCTGACTGTCCTCTAGGAGATGATGAGAAGAGTTGCGTTACGTTAGCGGACGAGCTAGAAAATAATGAAGTCATTCCGTACAACGAGGAAG GTTATGTCATGGTGCGGAAACGTGGCGTATGGGGTAGACTCTGTGTAGAAAGTTTTACCGATGTGGTTGAGCAGGCGCACAGCTCACTAAAATTGCCAGACCTCGGTCGGGCGGTGTGTCGAGCTATGACGTACAA CGATGCGGGTTGGGCCCGCGAAGCTCGCGAGGGTCGCAAggcgagtccgcacggctacTGGGAGGTGTGGCACAACGCGGGGGCCCGCGCAGCAGACACGCGGCTCACGTTCCGTCGGTCCGCATGCAAGCGACGGAAGGCATTGCGAGTACGCTGCACAGACTTAGACTGCGGAATACGACCACACGCTGATGCTCAGCAACCAAG GGATGTAACGGAATGGGTGCGCCGGAGCAGGGTGGTGGGAGGCGATGCAGCAGTAGCCGGCGCCTGGCCGTGGCAGGCGGCTCTCTACAGGGACGGCGACTTCCAATGTGGAGCCACTCTCATACACCCGCAGTGGTTACTCTCAGCCAGCCACTGTTTCTACCA AGCCACAGAAGCGCACTGGGTGGCGCGACTGGGCGCGTTGCGGCGGGGGGCGTGGCCTCGGGGGCCGTGGGAGCGGGTGTCGCGCGTGGTGCAGGTTGTGACGCACCCCAAGTACATGTCGCGCGGGTTCCGGAACGACATCGCGCTGTTGCGGCTGGAGCGCGGCGCCATGCACGCACGGCTCCGACCCGCCTGCCTGCCGCCGGCGTACCACATGCCGCCCCCCGGACGACACTGCACGGTCGTCGGCTGGGGGCAATTGTACGAGCACGAACGAGTTTTcc CGGACACCCTGCAAGAGGTGGAGTTACCGGTGATATCGAGCGCGGAGTGCCGGCGTCGCACGCGCTTGCTCCCCTTGTACAGAGTCACCGACGACATGTTCTGCGCCGGATACGACCGCGGCGGCCGCGACGCTTGTCTCGGGGATTCGGGGGGACCACTAATGTGTCAG
- the LOC101737507 gene encoding uncharacterized protein LOC101737507 isoform X1 has translation MHTMDTMGYGHKKYRPPISPNTFYQHDYYSRHTTLRPQSEYRFAGSGYPRVAPTTRSGGLCSAALVGGALLAAVAVLAVAALAFYMGALKPDSGEPIIAFEGTLRVTRGDVYGGAPGSPAWRERARRYSASLRQVFSGPSPLRQAFTGALVTGFGDRRLDVHFRLYLDRRKIPSSVSNVEETLKNLILQDINTKNSAFGQIRVDPTSIVIKRDLEHTYQSESHVKEALSESMETNHQKTLTPQNNQSSKDKTLQSRVGVVRKTTVKPNQTTKKTDPDEPDIDTENIPVVQGTFQITKTEADITENKHSSSPRHEDKHKPATTTKVTTTTKSPTTKPTTRTTTKRPITSTAKTRPFTIKSTLNVKPRTEPSLRKDTTTTKIKTTSTSTTSTSTMGTPTTTTNVSQILLDLLTNENHYKDLPKIDTLFTVPHVIDNEPWRPITQPYFDSTPKASPKFEIPDELNAEDRMGVAEVVDDVSILESMLTPIPPVQKRLTTTRRPGLYNVNPGLEAEVYAPSPVYTSFTLPTFAPPLKNMETLGSKYPKPHPIPVDKIGSVVEATAEQDPSKMDDGKPVERPPKDKTASAVLSVLQFAQQENTERVSVDGASIIKRNNTTTYPVTTTATSTTRSSTASTPKSTSESITFVTKVVNTTVTTTATTFVDKKHHETKENTTKRPNDKVSMIPSTTVPHHTWELVNTSTNDNDTFSKTSPEKYYNDTLQAIITKNEAVFPNTTPKFSGKVSLLKNLTDIIKKYSQISTTENSTKLEESETEEEEELEFTKMRGSVEVVPDYEMEITTTNVITLLPAKSNLGVNRPLRPRPKIKPELKTNKDNSRGFFRENIEPQKLVSSLNEEYYKENENLNDDGSEFIDTKKTENSYPTELNHLTDSKNLTGIIEAIEAAESSTNSNRLPKSNDDIHLPDGNINTDLPEGTYRVSYHVTGSVSSKQANKTQNLPAYELKLEPDIVLEIPVNQTNSLSVEKLKQLANLATISDSNNNTLFRSPGGVISTKAIPSSYTLNQAGFQILTKTFNKAQSTKQDENKLGKPDKAFGKPSKDNNVYFVKEVIEEEECNNLTSFQCVNGPCLPLTSRCNRLLDCPQGEDERSCTCADYLKAEYSQSKICDGVVDCWDYSDENKCDWCKEEQYVCANSRQCIDMIKVCDGTPDCPLGDDEKSCVTLADELENNEVIPYNEEGYVMVRKRGVWGRLCVESFTDVVEQAHSSLKLPDLGRAVCRAMTYNDAGWAREAREGRKASPHGYWEVWHNAGARAADTRLTFRRSACKRRKALRVRCTDLDCGIRPHADAQQPRDVTEWVRRSRVVGGDAAVAGAWPWQAALYRDGDFQCGATLIHPQWLLSASHCFYQATEAHWVARLGALRRGAWPRGPWERVSRVVQVVTHPKYMSRGFRNDIALLRLERGAMHARLRPACLPPAYHMPPPGRHCTVVGWGQLYEHERVFPDTLQEVELPVISSAECRRRTRLLPLYRVTDDMFCAGYDRGGRDACLGDSGGPLMCQESGRWYIYGVTSNGYGCARANRPGVYTKVSNYIDWIDSVIATNTPAHNDTELDENESNEEFYADLEVAENRRHRVDTCRGHRCPLGECLPPSSVCNGFLECSDGSDEWQCSKPLNNTSLDPD, from the exons AGCGAGTACAGATTCGCAGGTAGTGGGTACCCGCGTGTCGCGCCTACTACCCGTAGTGGAGGTTTGTGTTCAGCGGCGCTAGTGGGAGGCGCTTTGCTAGCTGCTGTTGCTGTGTTGGCCGTCGCAGCTCTAGCTTTTTACATGGGAGCTTTAAAACCAGATAGCGGAGAGC CAATCATAGCTTTTGAGGGCACATTACGAGTGACACGTGGAGATGTGTACGGCGGGGCGCCCGGTAGTCCGGCGTGGCGGGAGCGAGCCCGACGGTACAGTGCATCATTGCGACAAGTATTCTCGGGACCTTCACCCCTCCGTCAGGCCTTCACTGGGGCACTAGTGACAGGCTTCGGTGATCGACGACTTGATGTACATTTCAGACTGTATCTCGATAGAAGGAAAATACCAAG TTCTGTATCGAACGTGGAAGAAACCTTAAAAAATTTGATACTTCAGGACATCAACACAAAGAACTCAGCTTTTGGACAAATCAGGGTAGATCCGACAAGTATAGTGATCAAGCGGGATTTAGAACATACATATCAATCAGAGTCACATGTCAAAGAAGCTTTAAGTGAAAGCATGGAAACAAATCACCAAAAAACATTAACACCACAAAACAACCAAAGTAGCAAAGACAAAACTTTGCAATCTAGAGTGGGTGTCGTTCGTAAAACTACTGTAAAGCCTAATCAGACAACTAAGAAAACTGATCCGGATGAACCGGACATAGACACAGAGAACATACCAGTTGTACAAGGAACATTTCAAATCACGAAAACAGAGGCTGATATAACGGAAAATAAACACAGTTCTAGTCCGAGACATGAAGATAAACATAAGCCGGCAACAACTACAAAAGTGACTACAACAACTAAATCACCAACTACAAAACCGACTACAAGAACTACTACTAAAAGGCCAATTACGAGTACAGCAAAAACTAGGCCGTTCACAATAAAATCGACTCTTAACGTTAAACCAAGAACTGAGCCTTCACTAAGAAAAGACACGACtacaactaaaattaaaacaacgtcAACATCAACAACTTCGACATCAACAATGGGAACACCAACAACAACCACTAATGTATCACAAATTTTACTTGATCTTTTAACAAATGAAAACCACTATAAAGACTTGCCTAAAATTGATACACTATTTACTGTTCCACATGTTATCGATAATGAACCATGGAGACCAATAACCCAGCCCTATTTCGATTCTACCCCTAAGGCATCGCCAAAATTCGAAATTCCAGATGAACTTAACGCTGAGGATAGAATGGGAGTCGCTGAAGTCGTGGATGACGTTTCTATTCTGGAAAGTATGCTTACTCCAATTCCACCAGTTCAAAAAAGACTGACAACTACACGCCGCCCTGGATTATACAACGTTAATCCGGGCTTAGAAGCCGAGGTGTACGCCCCTAGTCCGGTTTATACCAGTTTTACCCTTCCCACTTTTGCTCCACCTTTAAAGAACATGGAAACCTTAGGATCAAAATACCCAAAACCACATCCTATACCTGTTGATAAAATCGGTAGCGTAGTTGAAGCAACAGCTGAACAAGACCCTAGCAAGATGGATGACGGTAAACCAGTTGAAAGACCACCTAAAGATAAAACAGCTTCGGCTGTCTTAAGTGTTTTACAGTTTGCTCAACAAGAAAATACAGAGAGAGTTTCCGTCGATGGTGCGTCTAtcataaaaagaaataatactACTACATATCCTGTAACAACAACAGCCACCTCGACGACCAGGTCCTCTACTGCAAGCACTCCTAAGTCTACTTCAGAATCAATCACGTTTGTTACAAAAGTCGTCAACACTACtgttacaacgactgccacaACTTTTGTAGATAAAAAACATCATGAAACTAAAGAAAATACAACGAAACGTCCTAATGACAAAGTATCAATGATACCCAGTACAACTGTTCCGCATCACACCTGGGAATTAGTCAACACTTCTACTAATGATAACGACACGTTTAGTAAAACTTCAcctgaaaaatattataatgatactTTACAAGCTATAATAACGAAAAACGAAGCTGTATTTCCGAACACAACGCCAAAATTTTCCGGCAAGGTTtcactattaaaaaatttaacagaTATTATTAAAAAGTATTCACAAATATCAACAACAGAAAATAGTACAAAATTGGAAGAAAGCGAAACTGAAGAGGAAGAGGAACTAGAATTTACTAAAATGAGGGGCTCTGTAGAAGTAGTACCGGATTATGAAATGGAAATTACTACTACTAATGTAATAACATTACTTCCTGCGAAATCTAATCTAGGCGTAAACAGACCATTGAGGCCAAGGcctaaaatcaaacccgaattGAAAACTAACAAGGACAATTCACGTGGTTTTTTTCGTGAAAACATAGAACCACAAAAACTTGTTAGTAGTTTGAATGAAGAATATtacaaagaaaatgaaaatttaaatgatgATGGATCTGAATTCATTGATactaaaaaaactgaaaatagtTATCCCACGGAATTAAATCATTTGACAGATTCAAAGAACCTTACAGGAATTATAGAAGCAATAGAAGCAGCTGAAAGTTCAACAAACAGCAACAGACTTCCTAAATCCAACGATGACATACATTTACCAGATGGAAACATAAATACTGATTTACCTGAAGGCACTTATAGGGTCTCTTACCATGTAACAGGCAGTGTCAGTAGTAAACAAGccaataaaacacaaaatctACCTGCGTATGAATTGAAGTTGGAGCCAGACATAGTTCTGGAAATACCCGTAAATCAAACAAATTCTTTATCGgtcgaaaaattaaaacaacttgCTAATTTAGCTACAATTTCTGATTCCAacaataatactttatttcgtTCACCCGGAGGTGTGATCTCGACGAAAGCGATTCCTTCTAGCTACACATTAAACCAAGCTGGATTTCAAATATTGACGAAAACTTTCAACAAAGCTCAATCCACAAAACAAGATGAAAACAAACTTGGAAAACCGGACAAGGCTTTCGGCAAGCCTTCTAAGGATAATAACGTTTACTTTGTCAAGGAAGTAATTGAAGAAG AAGAATGTAATAATTTAACATCATTTCAATGCGTAAACGGTCCTTGCCTGCCGTTAACTTCACGTTGCAATCGATTGCTAGATTGCCCTCAAGGGGAAGACGAGAGATCATGTACTTGTGCAGACTATTTGAAGGCCGAGTACTCACAGTCTAAGATATGTGACGGCGTTGTTGATTGTTGGGATTATTCTGATGAAAATAAATGCG ATTGGTGCAAAGAAGAACAATATGTTTGTGCTAATTCCCGTCAATGTATTGATATGATCAAAGTTTGTGATGGAACACCTGACTGTCCTCTAGGAGATGATGAGAAGAGTTGCGTTACGTTAGCGGACGAGCTAGAAAATAATGAAGTCATTCCGTACAACGAGGAAG GTTATGTCATGGTGCGGAAACGTGGCGTATGGGGTAGACTCTGTGTAGAAAGTTTTACCGATGTGGTTGAGCAGGCGCACAGCTCACTAAAATTGCCAGACCTCGGTCGGGCGGTGTGTCGAGCTATGACGTACAA CGATGCGGGTTGGGCCCGCGAAGCTCGCGAGGGTCGCAAggcgagtccgcacggctacTGGGAGGTGTGGCACAACGCGGGGGCCCGCGCAGCAGACACGCGGCTCACGTTCCGTCGGTCCGCATGCAAGCGACGGAAGGCATTGCGAGTACGCTGCACAGACTTAGACTGCGGAATACGACCACACGCTGATGCTCAGCAACCAAG GGATGTAACGGAATGGGTGCGCCGGAGCAGGGTGGTGGGAGGCGATGCAGCAGTAGCCGGCGCCTGGCCGTGGCAGGCGGCTCTCTACAGGGACGGCGACTTCCAATGTGGAGCCACTCTCATACACCCGCAGTGGTTACTCTCAGCCAGCCACTGTTTCTACCA AGCCACAGAAGCGCACTGGGTGGCGCGACTGGGCGCGTTGCGGCGGGGGGCGTGGCCTCGGGGGCCGTGGGAGCGGGTGTCGCGCGTGGTGCAGGTTGTGACGCACCCCAAGTACATGTCGCGCGGGTTCCGGAACGACATCGCGCTGTTGCGGCTGGAGCGCGGCGCCATGCACGCACGGCTCCGACCCGCCTGCCTGCCGCCGGCGTACCACATGCCGCCCCCCGGACGACACTGCACGGTCGTCGGCTGGGGGCAATTGTACGAGCACGAACGAGTTTTcc CGGACACCCTGCAAGAGGTGGAGTTACCGGTGATATCGAGCGCGGAGTGCCGGCGTCGCACGCGCTTGCTCCCCTTGTACAGAGTCACCGACGACATGTTCTGCGCCGGATACGACCGCGGCGGCCGCGACGCTTGTCTCGGGGATTCGGGGGGACCACTAATGTGTCAG